TACAATGGAAGAAAGAATGTCGATATGGTCAATGGTCGATAAGTACCAACCAGAATTGCGTGCTCGTACCTACGATAGAATTATGCCGGTTATAGAATCGCAGTGGGCGAACTATCGTTTGGGCCAATTGATTGATGAGAATGGTAAGGACAGATTCCCATTCGTTGAGGCTTTTACAGCGCCACCTAATCTGGATTTTGTAAGAGCTAAGATAGCTGCGGAGAGCAAGAAGAAGCGGGAAACCGAAAGTGAAATTCAGGCAATTCAGCGCAACTGATGATCTATTTATTGACGCTGGCGGCTGAGCGGACGGTATTTCGAAGAAGTCCGATCTTTTTAATTTCAATCTCAACAACGTCACCGTTTTCTAAATAGCTTGGTGGTGACTTCGCATGGCCAACGCCAGCTGGTGTGCCAGTTAATATGACGGTGCCTTTGAGGAGCGTGATTCCTGTTGAAAGCGTTGCAATCAGTGCTGCCACAGAGAAGATCATATTGTTTGTGGAATCGTCCTGAACCATGACGCCATTCACCCGCGTTGTAATCGTCAGATCTTGGGGTGCAATGTGGGCGGCAGGTACCGGTTCACTGAGTGGGCAGAATGTATCAAAGCTTTTGCCACGGACCCATTGGCCACCACTCCCTTGTTTTTGCCACCAGCGTGCGGTCACGTCATTGGCGACCGCATAGCCACTTATGCAATCCAGTGCGTCAGCTTCTTTGACGTCTTTTGTATCTCTTCCAATGATGACAGCAAGTTCGCCTTCATAATCAGTTTGTGTGTGTGGTTCGAGGCAGATTGATGGGATTACAATATCTTCGCCATTTGAGATCACAGATGCTGGGTTCTTCATGAACACAGTTGGTTTGTCTGGAGGTGTGCCGCCCATCTCTTTGGCATGTTCGGCGTAGTTTTTTCCGATCGCAAATATAGCCGGAGGCAGTGACCAGGTCATGGTGTGTTTGTTCCTTCGTGAGAATTCAGATCAGCGGAAGAAGTTTGTTTGTTGGGGGGGACGGGATCATATCCAAATCCACCAAGAGGATGGCAGCGGCAGAGCCGCTTGATCGTGAGCCAAACGCCCCGCCTTGCCCCATGCGTCTTGAGGGCATCGATGGAATACACAGAGCAGGTTGGTTGGAAGCGGCAGTGCCCACCCATAAAACTAGCAAATGTTGCTTGGTATGCTCGCACCATCGAGATCAGCATGCGAGCACACCACCCGTCAGGTGTTGATGTCGTGTTCTGGCTGTGCTGAAGCTCTGGTAAGACAATCTTGCCACTGGTCAGATTGACTTGTTCTTCTTGTTCCATCGTTGATGCAGCTTGGTCATGCCGTGAATAATAAGTCTTTGGTAGTCATGAGGTGCCAAGGTCTCGTTGGCTTGAACAATAATCATGACATCATACCGGGTCTGGCAATCCCATTGGAGATGCCGAAAGGCCTCGCGAAGACATCGACGGATGCGGTTGCGAGCAACAGCGCCGCCAATGATTCGTTTTGGTACGGCAAGCCCTAAGCGATTGTCTGGGTGTTCGTTAGGCTGAGTGATGATGCGAAGGGGATGGCAGGTCATGCCTTGCCCCTCTTTATAAATTCGATCAAAGTCTCGCTTATGAAGTAATCGCTTGGATTTAGGAAAGCAAGGCGAGGGTCGGTGGGGGGGCGACGACGCTGTATCAGATAGATTATCGAGTGGTGAAGCGGCCATGAGATCAGTCCTGGCTAAGCGCCGTTTGGTAAGTCGTCATGAGCTGGGCACGAGAGAGTAGTCCAAGAGGCTCTTCATGATCGCCGATGACGGCAAGTGCATCCACTTCATATCTGGCAAATTTAGCCATCACTACATCAAGCGTCTCGCTAGGGTCAACAGTGGGTAGATCGCGTCGCATGATTTCACTGACTTGTAAGAGCGGAATGGCTTCTCGGTATACAAGTGTCTCACGGAGGTCGTCTCCGGTCACAATGCCTCGATAGTGTCCATCTTTATCCGTGATAATGAAGTCAGTGGTGCCATCTTGCTCGGTCAGCTCAATAAGCGTTTGGGCTGTATCGTCGATGAGCACTGTTGTTGCCTTTGGTATGACGACGTCATCGACGCAGAGTCTTCTTAAAAGCGTCAGGTCACTCATGCGTCCGAGGCGCACGCCACGCTGCGTAAGTCGAACAGAATACATGCTTTCGCTAAACAAGAGTCTTCCAATAATGGTGCTAATGACCGCCGCAAACATGAGTGGCAAAATAATCTCATAGCTACGTGTGAGTTCATAGACGATGAGAATGGCGGTCAAAGGTGCATGGGTCGTTCCAGCGAGCATGGCCGCCATGCCTACCAGTGCATAATTCACTGGGTTGGCAGGTGGAATGCCTATTTCAGATAAGCCAAGTAGATTCACGAGGATGCCGATGCCAGCGCCTATTGCAGCGCCAATCAGAAGTGATGGAGCGAAGAGGCCGCCGCTACCGCCAGAGCCGACAGTAAGACAGGTTGCGATGAATTTTAGGGCGCCTAATGCGAGTAAGAGTCCCAGCACCTTCCACATAAGGGAAGGCACCTGGGAGGCGTGACTCAGCACGTCATCAATAACAAGATAGCCATTGCCAAAAAATGGTGGCATCTCAGCATTCTCGGTAGTGACCAAGATGTATGTGACTCCAAGAATGCTGAGCAAGGCTCCCCCAATGGCTGGACGAAGCATGGCGGGTACGGGTGCTTTTCCGAACTTCTGCTCCGACCAGACCAATGCACGGATAAAGCAGGATGCAATGAGGCCACAAAGGCAACCAAGAATGAGATAGTTGGGCAGTTCCCACATTGCAAAGCCAAGCTGTACTTCACTGAGGGCTTCACCTGGATCGAATAGCGCCCCCGTGCCAAACCAGTATTGTGTCAGCGCAGATGCCATTACTGATGCAATGACAATTGGTGTAAATGTTCTGAGCGAGAAGTCGCGTAACAGAATTTCCATCACGAAGAAGATGCCTGCAATAGGTGCATTAAATACACTGGCGATGCCGGCAGAAGCGGCGCAGCCGATAAGCGTTGTCGTATTCTGGGTGCCTATGCGCATCAACCTTCCAATGCCGGATCCAATCGCAGAGCCAATCGTGACAATCGGACCCTCAGCACCTGCCGAGCCACCGCTTGCGATGGTACTGGTTGCGGTTAACCATTTGCGAAGTGCGAGGCGCGGATCAAGCCGAGCTCTGCGGCGGTGAATGGCATAGAGCACTGTTGGTACGCCAGGTCCGGCAAGGCTGGGAACGATGACACAGGTGAGCCATCCTGTAATAAGGCCGCCAACGGTTGGTGCAAAGATGACAAACAAAAGGAGTCCGGTATTAAAGCCTTCCTTGAGCGTGTGCTCATTGGTCAGGGGATTACCCCAGGATTCAACCACTCTCAGCGGATAGATGAAGGCAGTTGATACACACGCCATCAGAAGGCCAATGAGCGTGGCCAGGAGAACTAGGTACCAATCGCGACGTAGATGGAGACGCGTACCTATCCGGCGAAGTCTGCTTGATAGGGTGATATGCATGTTTGGCTAGCAGTCTGAAAAAGGGTGGTTCCTGGCCACTTTTGTGGCTCAGCTGACGATATCGGCAGGTGGGGTGCCTGGGGGTGGAGAGTTACTCTGAGAAATCCGTTTTTAGGCCATGAGAGGCCGTAGGGGTCGACTGAACTGGATTTGGGCGATACACTGCTTGATTCTTGATTGAATTGAATTCTTTATTTTGGACCGGGCTATCGGGCTCAATAGCCCAAGGCTGCTGATCTTCTGTTTGTTGATTGGCATTTTGAGCGGTCCCTTGGAACTTAACTGGAGCGATATCTCCGATGATTGAAGCGCTCAAAAGCGATGAGATCGTAAAAAAAGTCGGTGGCCGATTCAAACTCTGCGCCCTCATCCAACGACGGCTCCGTGAATTGGTGATTGATGGGGCTCGGCCTTTGATCGAGCGCGACGGTCGCACGGATCTAGAACTCGTGATCGAAGAGATTATGCAGGACAAGATCACGATGGACTGGTCGGCCGGCGAAGTCATAGAAGTGGCAGTGAGTGAGTAGCCCTCATGGCAGCGGCTGGTCGAACTACTAGTCATACTGCAGCTCAAATTGATGAGTCGCTCATCGGCCGTCGTGTACTGGTTGGTGTGTGTGGTGGCATTGCAGCATATAAGACCGCTGCTCTGGTCAGTCGTCTTGTACAAGGCGGCGCAGATGTCACGGTGTTAATGACGCCAGCAGCAACCCACTTTGTTGGTCCGCTGACTTTCGAAGCGCTCTCGGGTAGGGCTGTTTACACCGACCCTTGGAGTCAAGTCGAATCACATGATCCACAGCACATTGCATTAGCTCGAGAAACTGCGGTGATGTTGATTGCACCGTGTAGCATGAATATGCTTTCGCGTCTGGCAAATGGGCAGGCAGATGATGTGGTGAGTCTTGTTTGTTCAGCTATTGACCGTAGGCAGCAGCGGGTTCTTGTTGCGCCATCAATGAATGAAGTCATGCTCAATCAGCCTGCAACTCAACGGAATCTAGCGGTCTTGCGTGAGGATGGTTTTATAGTCATCGAGCCAGAAATTGGGTGGCAGGCCTGCCGTGCTGTTGGCCCAGGTCGGATGCCAGAGCCGGAGTCACTGGTTTCGGTCATTGTTGAGCAGCTCGCGGCAATGGATTTAACCTGCTAGCTAAGGACCTCGCGTAGTTTCGCCCAATCTTGTGGCTGAGCCCAGATAAAGTATCCGAACTCTCCCTCGATCGTGACGGCATCAAGCCCCACGAGATTCAAGTTTGCAGAGGCGATCATCTCGAGTGTCCGAATCATGGCATCGCCGCGGTTGGCGCCACCAATAAAAAGGACAGATCCTTCTTCATGGGGAATATCAGTTGATCGCAGGAAGCTGCGGAATTGATCAGCTCGCTCAGGAATACAGTGAAAAACCGCCGTTGATTCTTGCTCGGCATGCCCACTGAGCCCAAGTAAAATGACATCCGCTTCACGAAGCCGAGCAGCAAATGAGGCGACCGCTCCGGGCTTGTGCTCCAGGGTGATCTTGAAGTCGATAAGCATTTTCCAGTCTGGCATATTCGTGTTCTCAGGGGGTTCTGTATTGTCCAGAGTCTAGCAGTCTTTCAGTTTCATGAGTTTGGAGGGTCTCATCGCCTTGCAGGCCGCTAGAAAGGCTGGTTAGACTGGTCGTATCTCGCCCTAGCGTCGGGACTTTCCTCGCAGCATACAGACTTTTCTGGAATAGGAACCCATCTATGCGTAGCAGTAGAGATTGCCACCGGAAACCAGGGGCAGCCCTTAAAACGGGTGTAGTTGTTTTCGTCTTGGCACTATTTGCGGGCTGTGAACTTGGTCCCCGGGCGATCTCCGATGGTCGTGAGAAGTTCAACAGAGCAGTCGGTGATAGCCAGTCTTCGATGCTCTTATTGAACTTAGTGAGGATGCGGTACCGTGATCGTCCCAGTTTTCTGCAGATCACCAGCATCTCTTCCAATCCACAGTTCTCAGGGACCATGGGGCTCAATTTTCGAGCGGGCGCCTCACCACAAACAGTGAACGGAAACCTGGTGCCTTTGAGTTTGGGTGGCACCTATTCTGAGAATCCGACCATTACCTACTCACCACTTTCTGGCGAGGCTTTTGTTCGCCAGATGTTAACGCCGGTTCCGCTCGAGACGATGCTTCTTCTTTTGCAGTCTGGCTGGTCAGTCGATCGAGTTATGCGCTTGGCGGTCCAAGAGCTCAATGATCTTCAAAATGCTTCGCCTGCAGCTGGGCCAACGCCAGATCTTCAGCCAGCGTTTGAGGACTTCTTGCGTGCGTCAAAGCTGCTTGAAGTACTTCAGCGTAATCGTGTGATTGAGTGGTCTTACGGAACAAAAGGGCAGGCTCAATTGCGACTTGTTCTTAATCATGAAAAGGCTGGTGATCTTCAGCGATTGCGCATGCTGCGAGATCTTCTGGGTATCTCTGGCGATGCCGTTGATATACCGGTCATTTATGCCGTGGGTTATGCAGATAATCAGACACTTACGATGGTCACTCGGTCAATGAATGACATTCTGTTTTACGTGTCTCAGTCAGTTGAGGTGCCACCAGAGGCGATTGAAGATGGTCTTGTGACAGTCACGCGGAACCTAGATGGTGAAGTATTTGAGTGGGATCAACTGAGTGGAGACTTGATAGATATTCGTTGGAGTCCGACCAAGCCGGAAAACGCCTATGTGGCTGTTTTTTACCGAGGTAACTGGTACTACATTGCAGATGATGATCTGGATTCGAAGACCACGTTCTTGTTAGTTGATCTCTTTATGGATCTGCAATCAGGAAGTGTTCAAGGTGCGGCGCCCGTACTCACTATTCCTGTATCTCGCTAAAGGCATAAAAAAAACGACGCCGGTTGGCGTCGTTTTTTTATGAAAGTTGTCACTGGATCTATTCGGTTTCTTCTCCAGGCCCACCAAGAAAGTTTGCCAGACGGCGTTTTCGGACCGGATGTTGAAGCTTTCGGATCGCTTTTGATTCCACCTGTCGAACGCGTTCTCTGGTGACCTTAAAGATTCGGCCTACCTCTTCTAGCGTGTAGGTGTAACCATCGCCGATGCCATAACGCAGCTTGAGAATCTCACGTTCACGGTAAGTCAATGTCTTGAGGACATCGTTGATTCGCTCACGTAGCATTTCGCTGGTGGCTGTATCAGAAGGTGTTTCTTGCCGCTCATCCTCAATGAAATCGCCAAAGTGTGAATCTTCTGTTTCACCCACCGGTCGATCAAGGCTGATCGGGTGGCGAGAAATCTTCATAACGCGACGAGTTTCGTCAACGTTCATCTTCGCTCGCAGGGCAAGTTCTTCTATGGTTGGTTCTCTGCCCATTTCCTGAAGCAGGTGCTTCTGGATAGTGCGTAACTTTGACATGGTTTCAATCATGTGTACTGGAACACGAATCGTTCGCGCGTGATCTGCAATTGCTCGTGTAATTGCCTGGCGAATCCACCATGTTGCGTAGGTTGAGAACTTATAGCCTCGTCTGTATTCATACTTGTCCACAGCTCTCATCAGTCCAGTGTTGCCCTCTTGGATAATGTCAAGGAAGGGCAGGCCACGGTTGCGATACTTCTTGGCAATAGAGACAACCAGTCGAAGGTTGCCGCCAGAAAGATCTCGCTTTGCTTGCTCATATTCATTAAAGACACTTTCGATGCGAGCAATTCGAGAGATAAGAGTTGTTGGCGTCTCAAGAATCATATCGCTGATTCCAGCCAGTTCCTCTTCCATCACGAGTACATCTTCAGGATCAAAGCGATTTGGATATCGCTCAGCTTTAGCAAGATCTCGTTTGAGCTGATGCATTTTTCGGTTCAATGATTGAAGCCGCCTGAGCAACGGTTGAATTCGTGCGGTCCGTAAGTAGCACTCTTCAACAAGTACCGCCATGCGTCGTCGTCTAGACAAGATTTCCATTTCAAGTTGCGAATGTTGCCGAGCACTTAGGCTCTCGGATTGCAATTTGTCCCATGCCACTCTGTTGATCTCTAAGAGGCGACGGATGGTCTTGAGATTGACGGGGATCCGGCGTGCAATTTTCTCTTTTGCATTTGCTTCTGCAGTTGAGATTCGCATTGTTCGGTCAAAGGGCAGTTGGCCTTCATGGACCTGCTGTAGCGTATCTACTGCTTGCTGAACAGAATAGTCAGACTCTAGAACGCGACGACGGAAGATCATTCGAGTTGTTTCGATCTTCTTGGCCAGTCGAATTTCTTCTTCTCTGGTCAGGAGTGGGATGGTGCCCATCTGAGTGAGATACATTCGGATTGGATCGTCAATGCGCTTGGATCCACTGGCGCCTATCGCCTCTTCGATGACAGCCCGTGTTTCGGCTTCATCAAGAAGTTCTACGGCTTCTTCTTCGGCAGCCAGAGGATCATCGCTGCTGCGATTTTCGTTTGTGGAAGACTCATCAGTATCCTCACTTTCATTCGAAGCGGCGGGCTCTTCTTCGCCAATACGGCTTGGCACGTCACGCTTAAATTTCAAGTTGGTCTGAAGTGGGGCCAGGACAGTGTCCAGGTTTTTGAGTCGAACAGTTTCCTGATCGACAAACTCAACACCCAATGCTTCCATTATGACAATCATCTCATCCAGTGAATCTGGATCAACCATTTCGTCAGGTAAGCTGGTATTGAGCTCTTCGTAGCTTACCCATTTTCGATCAACACTTCGTTGAATGAGTAGAGCAAGCGATGGATGTAAGGCGGGAATCGTTACGGACACGTGGGCACTCCCTTGTTGTTCGAACTAGAGTGAGCCGGATGCTCCCGGTCCAACAAGGAACGGGGCAGGGAACGGCAGGATCAAAGGTCAGGTTCTTACACCTCGTGAAATAGCTGCCGCGTCAGGGCCG
This window of the Phycisphaerales bacterium genome carries:
- a CDS encoding fumarylacetoacetate hydrolase family protein; this translates as MTWSLPPAIFAIGKNYAEHAKEMGGTPPDKPTVFMKNPASVISNGEDIVIPSICLEPHTQTDYEGELAVIIGRDTKDVKEADALDCISGYAVANDVTARWWQKQGSGGQWVRGKSFDTFCPLSEPVPAAHIAPQDLTITTRVNGVMVQDDSTNNMIFSVAALIATLSTGITLLKGTVILTGTPAGVGHAKSPPSYLENGDVVEIEIKKIGLLRNTVRSAASVNK
- the yidD gene encoding membrane protein insertion efficiency factor YidD, with protein sequence MEQEEQVNLTSGKIVLPELQHSQNTTSTPDGWCARMLISMVRAYQATFASFMGGHCRFQPTCSVYSIDALKTHGARRGVWLTIKRLCRCHPLGGFGYDPVPPNKQTSSADLNSHEGTNTP
- the rnpA gene encoding ribonuclease P protein component, whose amino-acid sequence is MAASPLDNLSDTASSPPHRPSPCFPKSKRLLHKRDFDRIYKEGQGMTCHPLRIITQPNEHPDNRLGLAVPKRIIGGAVARNRIRRCLREAFRHLQWDCQTRYDVMIIVQANETLAPHDYQRLIIHGMTKLHQRWNKKNKSI
- a CDS encoding chloride channel protein, whose amino-acid sequence is MHITLSSRLRRIGTRLHLRRDWYLVLLATLIGLLMACVSTAFIYPLRVVESWGNPLTNEHTLKEGFNTGLLLFVIFAPTVGGLITGWLTCVIVPSLAGPGVPTVLYAIHRRRARLDPRLALRKWLTATSTIASGGSAGAEGPIVTIGSAIGSGIGRLMRIGTQNTTTLIGCAASAGIASVFNAPIAGIFFVMEILLRDFSLRTFTPIVIASVMASALTQYWFGTGALFDPGEALSEVQLGFAMWELPNYLILGCLCGLIASCFIRALVWSEQKFGKAPVPAMLRPAIGGALLSILGVTYILVTTENAEMPPFFGNGYLVIDDVLSHASQVPSLMWKVLGLLLALGALKFIATCLTVGSGGSGGLFAPSLLIGAAIGAGIGILVNLLGLSEIGIPPANPVNYALVGMAAMLAGTTHAPLTAILIVYELTRSYEIILPLMFAAVISTIIGRLLFSESMYSVRLTQRGVRLGRMSDLTLLRRLCVDDVVIPKATTVLIDDTAQTLIELTEQDGTTDFIITDKDGHYRGIVTGDDLRETLVYREAIPLLQVSEIMRRDLPTVDPSETLDVVMAKFARYEVDALAVIGDHEEPLGLLSRAQLMTTYQTALSQD
- a CDS encoding DNA-directed RNA polymerase subunit omega, which codes for MIEALKSDEIVKKVGGRFKLCALIQRRLRELVIDGARPLIERDGRTDLELVIEEIMQDKITMDWSAGEVIEVAVSE
- a CDS encoding flavoprotein — its product is MAAAGRTTSHTAAQIDESLIGRRVLVGVCGGIAAYKTAALVSRLVQGGADVTVLMTPAATHFVGPLTFEALSGRAVYTDPWSQVESHDPQHIALARETAVMLIAPCSMNMLSRLANGQADDVVSLVCSAIDRRQQRVLVAPSMNEVMLNQPATQRNLAVLREDGFIVIEPEIGWQACRAVGPGRMPEPESLVSVIVEQLAAMDLTC
- the rpoD gene encoding RNA polymerase sigma factor RpoD encodes the protein MSVTIPALHPSLALLIQRSVDRKWVSYEELNTSLPDEMVDPDSLDEMIVIMEALGVEFVDQETVRLKNLDTVLAPLQTNLKFKRDVPSRIGEEEPAASNESEDTDESSTNENRSSDDPLAAEEEAVELLDEAETRAVIEEAIGASGSKRIDDPIRMYLTQMGTIPLLTREEEIRLAKKIETTRMIFRRRVLESDYSVQQAVDTLQQVHEGQLPFDRTMRISTAEANAKEKIARRIPVNLKTIRRLLEINRVAWDKLQSESLSARQHSQLEMEILSRRRRMAVLVEECYLRTARIQPLLRRLQSLNRKMHQLKRDLAKAERYPNRFDPEDVLVMEEELAGISDMILETPTTLISRIARIESVFNEYEQAKRDLSGGNLRLVVSIAKKYRNRGLPFLDIIQEGNTGLMRAVDKYEYRRGYKFSTYATWWIRQAITRAIADHARTIRVPVHMIETMSKLRTIQKHLLQEMGREPTIEELALRAKMNVDETRRVMKISRHPISLDRPVGETEDSHFGDFIEDERQETPSDTATSEMLRERINDVLKTLTYREREILKLRYGIGDGYTYTLEEVGRIFKVTRERVRQVESKAIRKLQHPVRKRRLANFLGGPGEETE